One window of Prionailurus bengalensis isolate Pbe53 chromosome B1, Fcat_Pben_1.1_paternal_pri, whole genome shotgun sequence genomic DNA carries:
- the LOC122478800 gene encoding growth-regulated protein homolog gamma-like: protein MARTAPRAPRLLSAALLLLLLVPATRRAAGAPVVTELRCQCLQTVQGIHPKNIQSVKVTQSGPHCAHTEVIATLKNGHEACLNPEAPMVKRIIEKMLSNSN, encoded by the exons ATGGCCCGCACCGCGCCCCGCGCTCCCCGGCTCCTCAGCGCCGCGCTGCTGCTCCTGCTCCTGGTCCCCGCCACCCGGCGCGCCGCAG GGGCGCCCGTCGTCACCGAGCTGCGCTGCCAGTGCCTGCAGACCGTGCAGGGCATTCACCCCAAGAACATCCAGAGCGTCAAGGTGACGCAGTCGGGCCCCCACTGCGCCCATACCGAAGTCAT AGCCACTCTCAAGAACGGACACGAAGCCTGTCTCAACCCCGAAGCCCCCATGGTCAAGAGAATCATCGAAAAGATGCTAAGCAA CTCCAACTGA